The following coding sequences lie in one Takifugu flavidus isolate HTHZ2018 chromosome 4, ASM371156v2, whole genome shotgun sequence genomic window:
- the tmf1 gene encoding TATA element modulatory factor, which produces MSWFNASHLSSFAKQALSSAQKSIDRVLDIKEDDQWGDTTVMPYDDVTLPAKLSLSGGWGMTQWEAPPEEETATPPPSSEAITTPVTRTVVDESENFFNAFLSSGDIQPVPSTQVVSVPPAKSQRRPQEDKKKKEAAGQQRETESQESPSVDWDQTKESVTESNNKPQGSPDEDAILLETVSTDISDTGELPSDPDGKMGNDGEDVGSSDSVDSKSEHSRLPPVPQIEENTTKSIESSCVSSETKSTSTAGPSSSSVSKEALTEHKDSKAEDRQNDTPSPPVSAFSSGTSTTSDIEVLDHESVLSESSASSRQETGESKAGLHLMQGSFQLLTASTCADFPRLEDYSKLTESCGSSSDAFERIDSFSVQSLDSRSVSEVNSDDEIPSSRTLASVTAGSVMLTDTSVVCVKPEALEEKVEEEEEGEPLMETIREQQSVDEMEESGRSATPVNSDQPEEWVEQESEANSTLVEQSSKAEAVVVPPITEDMKSFSTVQILELQKVIDELSSRLEQRETQLLTVSKDKAKLEEECDNLKDEILSLKAESATVQSLKDEFTQRIADTERKAQLACKERDIAKKEIKGLREELSTRLNANDTMEIIREKEEQIRGLLEEGEKLSKQQLQHSNIIKKLRVKEKESDNRITKQQKKIKDLEEELSQLQQVLDGKEEVEKQHRENIKKLNSMVERQEKELSRLQTDTEELQETNRSLQSALDTSYKELAELHKANASRASEAEEAALSRDALVKEKLSLALEKAQEEARIQQEALANQVGDLRLALQRAEQQQARKEDYLREEISELQQRLQEAETRNQELSQSVTSATRPLLRQIENLQASLGGQAASWEKLEKNISDRLADSQAQLAISVEKERSASEELMSFKSQLASLESQNSLFRQEKARLLSQLEAEKNKREKLEDDCCRDHIELENLRGEHMRVLEETKKEKLLLNNQLEMEKMKVEQEKKKFFLAQEVLREKERKSLTLSIVEPPASSTPTLSRSSSISGADTAGLHTSALSQDDSLDHSLTAMNLSMSMGGTNVYEAARFSGGSSIMENLQSQLKLREGEIAQLQLEISNLERTRAVMAEELVRLTNQNDDMEEKVKEIPKLKIQLKELEQRHNTILQMYGEKAEEAEELRLDLEDVKNMYKTQIDELLRNQK; this is translated from the exons ATGAGTTGGTTCAACGCTTCTCATCTGTCAAGCTTCGCTAAGCAAGCTTTGTCATCAGCTCAAAAATCCATCGACCGAGTTTTAGATATCAAAGAAGATGACCAGTGGGGAGACACAACTGTAATGCCCTATGACG ATGTTACTTTACCTGCAAAGCTGTCTTTAAGTGGAGGATGGGGAATGACTCAATGGGAAGCTCCTCCTGAGGAAGAGACCGCCACTCCGCCTCCTTCGTCGGAGGCCATTACTACCCCTGTCACCCGTACAGTTGTGGATGAGTCCGAAAACTTTTTCAATGCCTTTCTGTCATCTGGGGATATACAGCCTGTGCCTAGTACCCAGGTAGTGTCTGTACCCCCTGCAAAGTCTCAGAGACGGCCtcaggaggacaagaaaaagaaagaagctgcaGGCCAACAAAGGGAAACAGAGTCTCAAGAATCACCGTCTGTTGATTGGGATCAGACTAAAGAGTCGGTAACGGAGAGCAACAACAAGCCTCAGGGGTCACCTGATGAAGATGCTATACTTCTGGAGACTGTTTCTACAGACATTTCTGATACTGGTGAACTTCCTAGTGACCCTGATGGCAAAATGGGCAATGATGGGGAAGACGTTGGGTCAAGTGATTCTGTAGACTCAAAGTCAGAGCACTCAAGACTTCCACCTGTGCCACAAATTGAGGAGAATACAACAAAGTCCATCGAATCTTCTTGTGTCTCTTCAGAAACTAAGAGCACCAGCACAGCTggtccttcatcttcttcagtcTCTAAGGAAGCCTTGACGGAACATAAAGACTCAAAGGCAGAGGACCGTCAGAATGACACCCCCTCTCCCCCAGTCAGTGCTTTCTCCTCAGGGACGTCTACTACCAGTGACATTGAGGTGTTGGACCACGAGTCAGTCTTAAGTGAGAGCTCTGCCAGCTCCAGGCAGGAAACTGGGGAAAGTAAGGCTGGCCTTCATCTGATGCAGGGCTCCTTCCAGCttctcactgcctccacctgtgCAGATTTCCCTAGACTAGAAGACTATTCCAAACTCACAGAGAGCTGTGGCTCCTCCTCAGATGCTTTTGAGCGAATAGACTCGTTCAGTGTGCAGTCGCTGGACAGCCGGAGTGTCAGCGAGGTCAACTCGGACGATGAGATCCCCAGCAGTAGGACACTAGCATCTGTCACTGCAGGCTCTGTTATGTTAACGGACACATCAGTAGTGTGCGTGAAACCAGAAGCTCTGGAGGAGAAggttgaagaggaggaagaaggagagccCCTCATGGAAACAATCAGGGAGCAGCAGTCGGTagatgagatggaggagagTGGACGTAGTGCAACACCAGTTAATAGTGACCAGCCTGAAGAGTGGGTAGAACAAGAATCTGAGGCTAATTCTACACTGGTGGAGCAGTCCTCCAAAGCTGAAGCAGTGGTTGTTCCACCAATCACAGAAGACATGAAAAGTTTCTCCACCGTACAGATTTTGGAGCTTCAAAAG GTCATTGACGAGCTGTCGAGCCGCCTGGAGCAGAGAGAAACTCAACTGCTGACAGTCAGCAAAGACAAGGCcaagctggaggaagagtgTGACAACCTTAAAGA TGAGATATTGAGCCTGAAGGCTGAGAGCGCCACTGTTCAGTCCCTCAAAGATGAGTTCACCCAGCGCATAGCAGATACGGAGAGGAAAGCTCAGCTGGCCTGCAAAGAAAGAGACATAGCCAAGAAG GAAATAAAAGGTTTGCGAGAGGAACTCTCCACAAGACTCAACGCTAACGATACCATGGAGATcatcagagaaaaggaagagcaaATACGAGGCcttttggaggaaggtgaaaAACTGTCcaagcaacagctgcagcacagcaaCATCATCAAGAAACTGCGtgtgaaggagaaagaaagTGACAACAGGATCAccaagcagcagaagaaaatcAAGGACCTTGAAGAAGAGTTGAGCCaactgcagcag GTGTTAGatgggaaggaggaggtggagaaacaGCATCGGGAAAACATCAAGAAGCTCAACTCCATGGTGGAGCGGCAGGAGAAAGAgctgagcaggctgcagacggacaccgaggagctgcaggagaccaACAGAAGCCTGCAGTCTGCTTTGGATACCTCTTATAA GGAGCTGGCAGAGCTGCATAAAGCAAACGCCAGCAGAGCCAGCGAGGCCGAAGAAGCCGCTCTTAGTCGCGATGCACTAGTGAAGGAGAAGCTGAGTCTGGCTCTTGAGAAGGCCCAAGAGGAGGCTCGGATTCAGCAGGAGGCCCTGGCAAATCAG GTGGGTGACCTGAGATTGGCTCTGCAGCGGGCAGAACAACAGCAAGCAAGGAAGGAGGACTACTTAAGGGAGGAGATCAGTGAGCTACAGCAG AGGCTCCAGGAGGCTGagaccaggaaccaggaactcAGCCAGAGCGTCACATCAGCAACGCGTCCCCTGCTGCGACAGATTGAGAATTTACAGGCGTCGCTGGGTGGGCAGGCAGCATCCTGggaaaaactggagaaaaacatcTCGGATAGATTGG cGGATTCCCAGGCACAGCTGGCCATTTCTGTGGAGAAGGAGCGTTCAGCATCAGAAGAACTGATGTCCTTTAAGTCCCAGCTGGCCTCTCTGGAGTCCCAGAATTCCCTGTTCCGCCAGGAAAAGGCACGGCTCCTGTctcagctggaggcagagaagaacaagagagagaaaCTAGAGGATGACTGTTGCAG GGACCACATTGAGCTTGAAAATTTGCGAGGAGAACATATGAGAGTGCTGgaagagacaaagaaagaaaag CTGCTGCTGAACAACCAGTTAGAGATGGAGAAAATGAAGGTGGAGCAAGAGAAAAAGAAGTTCTTCTTGGCACAGGAGGTGCTCAGAGAAAAG GAGCGGAAGTCCCTGACCCTCTCTATAGTCGAGCCTCCAGCCTCGTCCACGCCAACCCTGTCCCGTTCCAGCTCCATCAGCGGTGCTGACACTGCTGGTCTGCACACTTCAGCTCTCTCCCAG GATGACTCCTTGGACCATTCACTGACAGCCATGAACTTGTCGATGTCAATGGGGGGGACCAACGTGTACGAGGCCGCCAGGTTCTCTGGAGGCTCCAGCATCATGGAGAATCTCCAGTCTCAGCTGAaactgagagagggagagatagcaCAGCTGCAG CTTGAGATCTCAAATCTGGAGAGGACTCGTGCTGTGATGGCTGAAGAACTCGTCCGACTCACCAATCAAAATGATGACATGGAGGAAAAGGTGAAAGAGATCCCCAAGTTAAAGATTCAACTCAAG gagctggagcagaggcACAACACCATCCTGCAGATGTATGGTGAAAAAGCCgaagaggcagaggagctgAGACTGGACCTTGAAGATGTGAAGAATATGTATAAAACCCAGATAGATGAACTGCTGCGAAACCAGAAATGA
- the eogt gene encoding EGF domain-specific O-linked N-acetylglucosamine transferase isoform X1 translates to MLLEVVLGIVFPFAVVTADSATNHKPAPLLSYNGISLPSDHVPYFLNNNKKLAKQCRSDPLCPFRDALQDLSVCWGYEKNCDPGKRFSYPVCTRADYGWTHSLETAREIFWKQADFGYVKERLSELKALCKAKKLGGSSLKCSSYTRFCKATNLYLDLRKPRRSHERYKEDFIQKGELGGHCRLNKAALAAEGDHKSPLQSWYAELQTYTELDSDPIENGQCDLTVDKPTVFMKLDAGVNMYHHFCDFVNLYISQHINNSFSSDINIVMWDTSSYEYGDLFSETWRAFSQNDIIHLKVYDNKRVCFRDALFSLLPRMRYGLFYNTPLISDCYSEGMFRAFSQHILHRLHVPQDGPKDGRVRVTLLARSTEYRKILNQVELVNALKTVPNLEVNVVDYKYKDVPFLVQLKTTHNSDIFIGMHGAGLTHLLFLPDWAVIFELYNCQDESCYRDLARLRGVRYVTWQQMNKVFPQDKGHHPTLGDHPKFTNYSFDVAEFMRIVLEAADYVTRHPKWQRRTPRDEL, encoded by the exons ATGCTGCTCGAGGTGGTGCTGGGCATTGTTTTTCCCTTCGCTGTGGTCACCGCTGACAGTGCCACAAACCACAAACCGGCGCCCCTGCTCAGCTACAACGGGATATCTTTACCGTCGGATCATGTTCCTTATTttctcaacaacaacaagaagtTAGCAAAGCAGTGCCGCTCGGACCCCCTTTGCCCTTTTAGA GATGCACTGCAggatctgtctgtgtgttggggTTATGAGAAGAACTGTGACCCAGGAAAACGCTTTAGCTATCCAGTCTGTACCAGAGCTGACTATGGATG GACCCACTCGCTGGAGACGGCTCGGGAGATTTTCTGGAAACAGGCTGATTTTGGATATGTCAAAGAACGCCTGTCTGAACTCAAAGCACTCTGCAAGGCCAAAAAGCTA GGGGGCTCATCATTAAAATGCAGCTCATACACTCGTTTCTGTAAGGCGACCAACCTTTACCTTGACTTGCGTAAGCCACGCAGAAGTCATGAGAG ATATAAGGAGGACTTCATTCAGAAGGGTGAGCTCGGAGGCCACTGCAGACTCAACAAGGCTGCACTTGCCGCAGAGGGAGACCACAAGAGTCCTCTGCAGTCATG GTATGCAGAACTGCAGACATACACAGAGCTGGATTCTGATCCAATAGAAAATGGGCAGTGTGACCTTACTGTTGACAAACCAACGGTTTTCATGAAACTGGATGCTG GAGTGAACATGTACCACCACTTCTGTGACTTTGTCAACCTCTACATATCGCAGCACATCAACAACTCCTTCAGCTCAGACATCAACATCGTCATGTGGGACACG AGTTCATATGAATATGGAGACCTGTTCAGTGAAACATGGAGGGCGTTCTCACAAAACGACATCATCCACCTGAAGGTGTACGACAACAAAAGA GTGTGTTTCAGAGAtgccctcttctccctcctccccagaATGAGATACGGCCTCTTTTACAACACGCCTCTG ATATCAGACTGCTACAGTGAAGGCATGTTCAGAGCGTTCTCACAGCACATCCTCCACCGACTGCACGTCCCCCAGGATGGCCCAAAG gaCGGACGTGTTCGTGTCACTCTGCTGGCGCGCAGCACAGAATACAGAAAGATCTTAAACCAAGTGGAG CTGGTGAACGCCCTCAAGACGGTCCCTAACCTGGAGGTCAATGTGGTGGACTACAAATATAA GGATGTTCCATTTCTGGTGCAGCTGAAGACTACCCACAACTCTGACATCTTTATAGGGATGCACGGGGCTGGCCTCACGcacctccttttcctccccgaCTGGGCTGTCATCTTTGAGCT ATATAACTGTCAGGATGAGAGCTGCTATCGAGATTTGGCTCGACTGCGGGGTGTTCGATATGTGACCTGGCAGCAAATGAACAAAGTGTTCCCACAGGACAAG GGTCACCATCCAACCCTCGGGGACCATCCAAAGTTTACCAACTACTCCTTCGACGTGGCAGAGTTCATGCGTATCGTACTGGAGGCGGCTGATTATGTCACACGCCATCCCAAATGGCAGCGTCGGACACCTCGAGATGAGCTCTAG
- the eogt gene encoding EGF domain-specific O-linked N-acetylglucosamine transferase isoform X2 → MLLEVVLGIVFPFAVVTADSATNHKPAPLLSYNGISLPSDHVPYFLNNNKKLAKQCRSDPLCPFRDALQDLSVCWGYEKNCDPGKRFSYPVCTRADYGWTHSLETAREIFWKQADFGYVKERLSELKALCKAKKLGGSSLKCSSYTRFCKATNLYLDLRKPRRSHERYKEDFIQKGELGGHCRLNKAALAAEGDHKSPLQSWYAELQTYTELDSDPIENGQCDLTVDKPTVFMKLDAGVNMYHHFCDFVNLYISQHINNSFSSDINIVMWDTSSYEYGDLFSETWRAFSQNDIIHLKVYDNKRVCFRDALFSLLPRMRYGLFYNTPLISDCYSEGMFRAFSQHILHRLHVPQDGPKLVNALKTVPNLEVNVVDYKYKDVPFLVQLKTTHNSDIFIGMHGAGLTHLLFLPDWAVIFELYNCQDESCYRDLARLRGVRYVTWQQMNKVFPQDKGHHPTLGDHPKFTNYSFDVAEFMRIVLEAADYVTRHPKWQRRTPRDEL, encoded by the exons ATGCTGCTCGAGGTGGTGCTGGGCATTGTTTTTCCCTTCGCTGTGGTCACCGCTGACAGTGCCACAAACCACAAACCGGCGCCCCTGCTCAGCTACAACGGGATATCTTTACCGTCGGATCATGTTCCTTATTttctcaacaacaacaagaagtTAGCAAAGCAGTGCCGCTCGGACCCCCTTTGCCCTTTTAGA GATGCACTGCAggatctgtctgtgtgttggggTTATGAGAAGAACTGTGACCCAGGAAAACGCTTTAGCTATCCAGTCTGTACCAGAGCTGACTATGGATG GACCCACTCGCTGGAGACGGCTCGGGAGATTTTCTGGAAACAGGCTGATTTTGGATATGTCAAAGAACGCCTGTCTGAACTCAAAGCACTCTGCAAGGCCAAAAAGCTA GGGGGCTCATCATTAAAATGCAGCTCATACACTCGTTTCTGTAAGGCGACCAACCTTTACCTTGACTTGCGTAAGCCACGCAGAAGTCATGAGAG ATATAAGGAGGACTTCATTCAGAAGGGTGAGCTCGGAGGCCACTGCAGACTCAACAAGGCTGCACTTGCCGCAGAGGGAGACCACAAGAGTCCTCTGCAGTCATG GTATGCAGAACTGCAGACATACACAGAGCTGGATTCTGATCCAATAGAAAATGGGCAGTGTGACCTTACTGTTGACAAACCAACGGTTTTCATGAAACTGGATGCTG GAGTGAACATGTACCACCACTTCTGTGACTTTGTCAACCTCTACATATCGCAGCACATCAACAACTCCTTCAGCTCAGACATCAACATCGTCATGTGGGACACG AGTTCATATGAATATGGAGACCTGTTCAGTGAAACATGGAGGGCGTTCTCACAAAACGACATCATCCACCTGAAGGTGTACGACAACAAAAGA GTGTGTTTCAGAGAtgccctcttctccctcctccccagaATGAGATACGGCCTCTTTTACAACACGCCTCTG ATATCAGACTGCTACAGTGAAGGCATGTTCAGAGCGTTCTCACAGCACATCCTCCACCGACTGCACGTCCCCCAGGATGGCCCAAAG CTGGTGAACGCCCTCAAGACGGTCCCTAACCTGGAGGTCAATGTGGTGGACTACAAATATAA GGATGTTCCATTTCTGGTGCAGCTGAAGACTACCCACAACTCTGACATCTTTATAGGGATGCACGGGGCTGGCCTCACGcacctccttttcctccccgaCTGGGCTGTCATCTTTGAGCT ATATAACTGTCAGGATGAGAGCTGCTATCGAGATTTGGCTCGACTGCGGGGTGTTCGATATGTGACCTGGCAGCAAATGAACAAAGTGTTCCCACAGGACAAG GGTCACCATCCAACCCTCGGGGACCATCCAAAGTTTACCAACTACTCCTTCGACGTGGCAGAGTTCATGCGTATCGTACTGGAGGCGGCTGATTATGTCACACGCCATCCCAAATGGCAGCGTCGGACACCTCGAGATGAGCTCTAG